A genome region from Choloepus didactylus isolate mChoDid1 chromosome 14, mChoDid1.pri, whole genome shotgun sequence includes the following:
- the LOC119508865 gene encoding RNA polymerase II elongation factor ELL2-like has protein sequence MAAGLREEQRYGLSCGRLGQNNITVLHVKLTETAIRALETYQSHKNLIPFRPSVQFQGLQGLVKIPKSDPHNEVHNFNFYLSNVGKNNPQGSFDCIQQTFSSSGASQLNCLGFIQDKITVCATNDSYQMTRERMTQAEEESLNRSTKVFKPGGPYVGKRVQIRKAPQAVSDAVPERKRSTPMNPASTIRKTHSSSSVSQRPYRDRVIHLLALKAYKKPELLARLQKDGVNQKDKNSLGAILQQVANLNPKDLSYTLKDYVFKELQRDWPGYSEIDRQSLESVLSRKLNPSQNAAGTSRSESPLCSSRNAASSSQKRLLDSDFIDPLMNKKARISHLTNRVPPTLNDHLNPTSEKSAAGLPLPSAAAAIPTAPPLPSTHLPISNPPQTVISNSNSPSTPEGRGTQDLPVDSFSQNGSIYEDQQDKYTSRTSLETLPPGSVLLKCPKPMEEDHSISHKKSKKKSKKHKEKDQIKKHDIETVEEKEEDLKREEEIAKLNNFSPNSNEGVKESCTASMEPSSTIELPDYLIKYIAVVSYEQHQNYKDDFNAEYDEYRALHARMETVASRFIKLDAQQKHLSPGSKEYQNVHEEVLQEYQKIKQSSPNYHEEKCRCEYLHNKLAHIKRLIGEFDQQQAESWH, from the coding sequence ATGGCGGCGGGCTTGCGGGAGGAGCAGCGCTACGGACTGTCGTGCGGGCGGCTGGGACAGAACAACATCACCGTACTTCATGTGAAGCTCACCGAGACGGCGATCCGGGCTCTCGAGACCTACCAGAGTCACAAGAATTTAATTCCTTTTCGACCTTCAGTTCAGTTCCAAGGGCTCCAAGGGCTTGTCAAAATTCCCAAAAGTGATCCCCACAATGAAGTACATAACTTTAACTTCTATCTGTCAAATGTGGGAAAGAACAACCCTCAAGGCAGCTTTGATTGCATCCAGCAAACATTCTCCAGCTCTGGAGCCTCCCAGCTCAATTGCCTGGGATTTATACAAGATAAAATAACAGTTTGTGCAACAAATGACTCATATCAGATGACACGAGAAAGAATGACCCAGGCAGAGGAGGAATCCCTCAACCgtagcacaaaagttttcaaaccTGGTGGACCATATGTAGGGAAAAGAGTGCAAATTCGGAAAGCACCTCAAGCTGTTTCAGATGCAGTGCCTGAGAGGAAAAGGTCAACTCCCATGAACCCTGCAAGTACAATTCGAAAGACACACAGCAGCAGCAGTGTTTCTCAACGGCCATACAGGGACAGGGTGATTCACTTACTGGCACTGAAGGCCTACAAGAAACCTGAGCTGCTTGCTCGATTGCAGAAAGATGGAGTCAATCAAAAAGACAAGAACTCCCTTGGAGCAATTCTGCAACAGGTAGCCAATCTGAATCCTAAGGATCTCTCATATACTTTAAAGGATTATGTTTTTAAAGAGCTTCAAAGGGACTGGCCTGGATACAGTGAAATAGACAGACAGTCATTGGAGTCAGTGCTCTCTAGAAAACTAAATCCATCTCAGAATGCTGCTGGCACCAGCCGTTCAGAATCTCCCTTATGTTCTAGTAGAAACGCTGCATCTTCTTCTCAGAAACGACTTTTGGATTCCGATTTCATTGATcctttaatgaataaaaaagctcGAATATCTCACCTGACAAATAGAGTACCACCAACATTAAATGATCATTTGAATCCCACCAGTGAAAAGTCTGCTGCGGGTCTCCCACTGCCCTCTGCAGCTGCTGCCATCCCCACCGCTCCACCGCTGCCTTCAACCCACCTGCCCATCTCAAATCCTCCTCAGACTGTAATTTCTAACTCCAATTCCCCTAGCACTCCAGAAGGCCGGGGGACTCAAGACCTACCTGTTGACAGTTTTAGTCAAAACGGTAGTATCTATGAGGACCAACAAGACAAATATACCTCTAGGACTTCCCTGGAAACCTTACCCCCTGGTTCAGTTCTACTAAAGTGTCCAAAGCCTATGGAAGAAGACCATTCAATATCTCACAAAAAGTccaaaaagaaatctaaaaaacacaaggaaaaggaccaaataaaaaagcatgacattGAGACTgttgaggaaaaggaggaggaccttaaaagagaagaggaaattgCCAAGCTAAATAACTTCAGTCCAAATTCCAATGAAGGAGTTAAAGAGAGTTGCACTGCCTCTATGGAGCCTTCTTCAACAATTGAACTCCCAgattatttgataaaatatattgCTGTTGTCTCCTATGAGCAACACCAGAATTACAAGGATGACTTCAATGCTGAATATGATGAGTATAGGGCCTTGCATGCCAGGATGGAGACTGTAGCTAGCAGATTTATCAAACTGGATGCACAACAAAAGCACCTTTCTCCAGGCTCAAAGGAGTATCAGAATGTTCATGAAGAAGTTTTACAAGAATATCAGAAGATCAAGCAGTCTAGTCCCAATTACCATGAAGAAAAATGTAGATGCGAGTATCTTCATAACAAGCTGGCTCACATCAAAAGACTAATAGGTGAATTTGACCAACAGCAAGCGGAGTCATGGCACTAA